The Oryza glaberrima chromosome 9, OglaRS2, whole genome shotgun sequence genome includes a window with the following:
- the LOC127784686 gene encoding SKP1-like protein 5, which yields MNNGDHHAGDNGITIPNVTDNVLAERYCMKHAALSSGTDDVKAMHEEELHKFDRVFVKVDNDRLRRLISAANVMGIDGLIDLACQRMANMLKGKRLKQMRQTSGIDNHVREGGGDPQVGGE from the coding sequence ATGAACAACGGTGACCACCACGCCGGTGACAACGGGATCACCATCCCTAACGTCACCGACAACGTCCTCGCTGAGCGGTACTGCATGAAGCACGCCGCCTTGAGCTCCGGCACCGACGACGTGAAAGCAATGCACGAGGAAGAGCTCCATAAGTTCGACAGGGTGTTCGTCAAGGTCGACAACGACAGGCTGCGGCGCTTGATCAGTGCAGCCAATGTCATGGGCATCGACGGCCTGATAGATCTAGCCTGTCAACGCATGGCCAACATGCTAAAGGGAAAAAGGCTGAAGCAGATGAGGCAGACGTCCGGAATCGACAATCACGtcagagaaggaggaggagatccaCAGGTTGGAGGAGAATAA